The window ATTCCAAGTTTTGTTCGAACCACGGATCGAAACGATATCATGTTCGACTTTCACATGGGAGAAGCGGCCAGGGCTCCTAAAGCTACCGCGGTCATTTTAAACACTTTCGATGCCCTGGAGCAAGACGTCTTAGATTCACTCTCTGCAATGTTACTTCCTCGCGTTTACAGCATAGGTCCTCTCCAGCAGCTGTTGAACCAGATTCAAGAccacgacgacgacgacgacggtGGTTTGAAGTCGATCGGGTCCAATTTGTGGAGACAAGAACCGGAGTGTCTTGATTGGCTCAGTACCAAAGAACCCAGTTCTGTGGTTTATGTGAACTTCGGGAGCATCACGGTAATAACGCCTCACCAACTGGTGGAGTTCGCATGGGGGCTCGCTAATAGCGACCAGAACTTTTTGTGGATCATAAGACCCAATCTGGTGGCTGGTGACTCGGCCCAGTTGCCTCCGGAGTTCTTGACTCAGACCAAAGAGAAAGGCATTCTAGCGAGTTGGTGTCCACAAGAGGAAGTTCTCAACCATCCAGCCGTGGGTTGTTTCTTGACGCACAGTGGTTGGAACTCCACACTGGAGAGCATATCCGGTGGAGTGCCCGTATTGTGTTGGCCGTTCTTTGGCGACCAACAAACGAACTGTCGATATTCGTGTGTTCATTGGGGGATTGGCGAAGAGATTAACGACGACGTGAAGAGAGAAGACGTTGAGAGGGCTGTGAGGGAAATGATGATgggagaaagaggaaaagagatgaAGGCGAAAGCCATGGAATGGAAGAAGGAAGCAGAGGAGGCAACCGCTCCTGGTGGATCTTCCCACGTCAATTTTGACAATATGGTAAACCATGTGCTTCTCGCCACTCCCACATTTGTTTGAAATACGTCGCCAGTCCGTTCATCCAATACCGTAtgtttaaataattattttgcttacaaaaaaaaaaaacaaaaagagtacTTTTTTGGTATTCTCCATGTGGTGTTGGAGAAAAAACAA is drawn from Telopea speciosissima isolate NSW1024214 ecotype Mountain lineage chromosome 1, Tspe_v1, whole genome shotgun sequence and contains these coding sequences:
- the LOC122638325 gene encoding 7-deoxyloganetin glucosyltransferase-like isoform X2 is translated as MGSIGVQEEKKPHAVCIPFPAQGHINSMLKVAKLLHHRGFHITFVNTEFNHKRLLKSRGPDSVKGLPDFQFHTIPDGLPPPDIDATQDIPSLCHSTQTTCLLPFRNLLSKLNAAADIPPVTCIVSDGIMSFTLQAAEEIGVPEVLFWTTSACGFLAYMHYPHLMERGLTPLKDASYLTNGYLDTTIDWIPGMKDIRFRDIPSFVRTTDRNDIMFDFHMGEAARAPKATAVILNTFDALEQDVLDSLSAMLLPRVYSIGPLQQLLNQIQDHDDDDDGGLKSIGSNLWRQEPECLDWLSTKEPSSVVYVNFGSITVITPHQLVEFAWGLANSDQNFLWIIRPNLVAGDSAQLPPEFLTQTKEKGILASWCPQEEVLNHPAVGCFLTHSGWNSTLESISGGVPVLCWPFFGDQQTNCRYSCVHWGIGEEINDDVKREDVERAVREMMMGERGKEMKAKAMEWKKEAEEATAPGGSSHVNFDNMVNHVLLATPTFV
- the LOC122638325 gene encoding 7-deoxyloganetin glucosyltransferase-like isoform X3, with the protein product MVSDGVEKKKPHAVCIPAPAQGHINPMLKVAKLLHHRGFHITFVNTELSHKRLLKSRGPDSLNGLPDFHFETIPDGLPPSSDIDAPKDIPALCQSLRTTCLVPFRNLLSKLDTTPDIPPVTCIVSDGLMSFSLKAAEEIGVPEALFWTTSACGFLGYMHYPHLMERGLTPLKDASYLTNGYLDTTIDWIPGMKDIRFRDIPSFVRTTDRNDIMFDFHMGEAARAPKATAVILNTFDALEQDVLDSLSAMLLPRVYSIGPLQQLLNQIQDHDDDDDGGLKSIGSNLWRQEPECLDWLSTKEPSSVVYVNFGSITVITPHQLVEFAWGLANSDQNFLWIIRPNLVAGDSAQLPPEFLTQTKEKGILASWCPQEEVLNHPAVGCFLTHSGWNSTLESISGGVPVLCWPFFGDQQTNCRYSCVHWGIGEEINDDVKREDVERAVREMMMGERGKEMKAKAMEWKKEAEEATAPGGSSHVNFDNMVNHVLLATPTFV
- the LOC122638325 gene encoding 7-deoxyloganetin glucosyltransferase-like isoform X1, which codes for MSCVAVKEEKKPHAVCIPYPAQGHINPILKLAKLLHHRGFQITFVHTEFNHKRLSKSRGPNSLKGLPDFRFETIPDGLPPSDIDATQDIPSLCHSTQTTCLLPFRNLLSKLNAAADIPPVTCIVSDGIMSFTLQAAEEIGVPEVLFWTTSACGFLAYMHYPHLMERGLTPLKDASYLTNGYLDTTIDWIPGMKDIRFRDIPSFVRTTDRNDIMFDFHMGEAARAPKATAVILNTFDALEQDVLDSLSAMLLPRVYSIGPLQQLLNQIQDHDDDDDGGLKSIGSNLWRQEPECLDWLSTKEPSSVVYVNFGSITVITPHQLVEFAWGLANSDQNFLWIIRPNLVAGDSAQLPPEFLTQTKEKGILASWCPQEEVLNHPAVGCFLTHSGWNSTLESISGGVPVLCWPFFGDQQTNCRYSCVHWGIGEEINDDVKREDVERAVREMMMGERGKEMKAKAMEWKKEAEEATAPGGSSHVNFDNMVNHVLLATPTFV